TTAACGCACTGCCCAGCCACAACCTGGAGATGAAACATCTGCCCGGTGCTGACCCTGAACTTGTGCTCCTCAGCCACCGATACGAGGAGCTGGAGGTGAGTGGGCAGCGTGGCACCTGCTGCCGCAGCAGGGTCTGGGGTGGTCGGTGCCCCACAGGCGCCAGGCTGCTATCCCTGTCTGCGTGCAGAGAATCCCCCTGAGTGACATGACCCGGGAGGAGATcaaccagctgctgcaggagctgggcttCTACCGCAAGGAGACGCCTGACGCCCCCGTGCCTGAGGAGTTCCAGTTTGCCCCTGCCAGGCCTCTGTCCACCCTGCCACCCCTGCGAGTTCCTGCTGCCAATGGCAAGACCCCACGCGAACGTGATGAGGGAGAACACCCAGACCTCTAGCGAGGGTTGCCGTGCTTGGGAGAGGGTCCGGTGGCCAGTCCCCAGCACATGGGAACACGAGTGTCACAGCAGCTGGGGATGCTGCCGCAGGGTGGTGAAGGTGCCCGTGCTGTTGCTTGGTGCTGTGCAGCCTCTGCCCCGAGAATGCCCTGAGCAGCTCCAGCCTTGAGCAGGGGCTTCCTGGGTATTGCAGCCATCCTGGATGTCCACATGCCTGTCAttgccctccctgccctgcagcctggcaTCGCTGGCCGGTTGGGAGGAGCAGTGTTCTTTGCGCTCCCTTGCCATGCCCCAGGGTTTAGCTGACTCCCGGCACTGGGCAGCAATATCCTACCTGAGTGGGACAGGATGAAACCCTCAGCAGAAAGCCCCAGGTGCTGAGGGTAGATGTGCTGAGTCCCGGAGGTAGGAGAGCTGCCCCCGGGGGGTATGGCTTTACACCCCACCAGGGTTGTCTCGTATCGAGCCCCCAGTAAAGCCCATGCGTACAATTGGCTGCACCGTGTCATCTTTCCAGGGAAGGCTCAGTGGGGTGCATCCCACCCTGTTCCGTACTGGGTGCTGGAGTAGCTGGGTGCCCCATAACGCTCACAGAGGTGGGAGGGCACAGCAGGGTCACAGCCACTGCTGATGAGCTGACACACCATTCCACAGACCAACCGTGCTGTTCCTGTGCCACCCCCTCCCTGGCGTGTTGGATCCATGGATGGATGGGGCACCATGGCTTGGGATGAGCTGCTCTCGCagggcgcagggggacgggtGCAAGCCCATGAGTGGGTCCTGCAGCGCTGAGCCAAAGCCCAATGACTGCACTGGCCTGGCGGGCACATCTGTCCCTCGGCCGGGTAAGGGAGCAGGGCGCAGCTGCGCTGTCTGCAGACCTGGCTTGATGCAGCCTCTGTAGCAGCATGGGGTCTTCTCACTGTGCCAGGCCTGGGGGCGGCAGGGGGCAGTGAACCAACAGCCCTTGGTCAGGGTGGGATGCTGATGGTGCTCCTCAGCTCTGGGCATTGTCCctgagcaggaggagcagcacgTGCCCTGCATCTCCCCCTGAGCTGGGTGAGCAGTGggcctgcaggcagaggggtcGAGGAGCAGGCGGGGCTGCCAGCACCCTCCTGGGCGCTGTGACGTGCGCTGCGCTGGTGGCATGAAGCAGCAGTGCAGCTGGGAAAAAGGACCTGAGGCAGAGGCGTCACCCTGTAGAATAAACCTTTATTGTCTGGCTGGTGTGTTGGTACACGTGTCAACGCGGGTGTAGAGATGGTGATGGAGGGGCGAGCGGTGCTGAGCACGTGGTGCCCTGAGCTGGGGAGAAGAGCAGGGGCTGCTGTCCCAGCTCGCTCCTTGGGCCCCTCACTTCCCCGGGACCCCTCACCTTCCCGCCCGCTCCCCAGCACAtgggtgctgcagccccccagtGTGGAAGCGCCCCAGGGTGGATGTGCGCGGTGGGAAGCAGGGTGTCAGCACGGGGCTGTGGAgccatccccagggaggtggcACCAAGCAAGGCCTGTGGTGGGCAGAGGGGCTTCCTCACAGGGGGCCAAGGAGAACTGCTTGTGGGCACGCTGCCTGTGGGATGCCCCGCGACCCAGGCTGAGCTGCACGACCCATGCCAGCCCCAGGCTCAAGGGCGCAGCCATGCCCGGGCCTCCCTAGGGATGCAGGGACGCTGCCCGTGGAACAAACAACTCCCAGAGAACAAATAACTTAACATGCTGGAGCGCAGGAGGCAAGCCAAGCTGCGGAGCATCCCTGGCAGCGCCTGCCTGgccctgccttgccctgccCACGGGGTCAGCCCGCAgccagctggggcagagggagctcCAGCGAGGCAGAGGCGTGGGGCTGCCCTGGTGGCAGAGCCCCCTCATCCCCAGCGCCGGTCCTGTGGCTCCCCTGGACGCTCCAGGGGCAGGCAGCTCCCCTGCCCACCGGCAGCCCTGAGGgcagggggcggcggggcggtgggcagggcaggctctAGCACTCTTTCTGCCGCATGCGCAACTCGTGGCGACGCAGGTGGTTGTAGAGGGACTGCACATAGGTGAAGACGCACTTGGAGTCCGGCTTCTTCCCCATGATCATCATGTCTTCCACCTCCACCAGGGGCACGCAGTCCACCAGCGTCCTGCAGAGACACAGCCCTCAGCAcggccctgggcagcctgcccCGCcacaggggctgggacagggaaCCCACGCCACCCAGGGCCTGctggcactgggcaccactcccctcagccccactcaGCTCCTGCCCACCCATCGGTACCCAcggtcctgctgctcctggcgCTGGGAAGAGCACgtgctgcctgcaacaggggctgcctgcctgcctacACCCGTTGccatcctgctgctctctgccccAGCTCTTGGTGTCGGCCGGTACGCCCTGCTCAGGCTGtgcccaccctcctcctcctccagctgatGCTGGTGCACTGTAGGGAGACCTGCCTGCCCACCCACACGTGTCTGTGCTGTGCCGTGCCCACACCCTGACCCCCACCAGGTGGTCCAGGGAAAGGCAGGGCAGAACTGGGCACATGCTGCCCATCAGTCCTGCTGCaagccctggctctgctctcctgcttcccaccagctctgccagcctggtTCCCACACTCACTCTGGACTGGACCCCAGCGGGGGATGCCTgccccaggcacagcacagcaccaCCAGTGGGCTGGGCACTGCCCGGCTTCAACCAGCTCAGCGCTGGCCTGTGCCTGCCACCTTCCCACCTAGGCCCTGGTGCGGAGCTGGGGTCTGTACAgggccctgctccagcagctgccaaCCATGGGGGGGCCCTTGCAGAGCGGCTACAGCTGTCCATCCCCACATCCTcagctccgctgctgccccttCGGTGGagtggcagccctgccctcacTCTGCCCACACAACCCACCCagttccctgggctgcaggtgccACCCCTCTCCCCTGGCTAGGGCTCCCtgggcagctggggcagggggggatgTCCAGCTTGAGGGGGCTGCCACCACAGTTAGGGTAGTCACTGCGACAGCCAGGCTGGCCACAGAGGGGAACTGGCCGCCTCCATCCTCTTGCCTTTCTGCTGGGGGACGACGACACAGAAGCAACccccctgtccctgcctgggtccctgcaccccagccaggcagtggggcagctgccagcacccgCTAGGGACAGACAGCGCTGGAgccccccaggctgctgctgctgctgctaatggCCAATGTAGCCACGAGCACCTGGGGCAGGGGATGTGCCAGCACCTGGGGGCTGCTTGGTGTGAACTGGCAGCCCCCACTGATGCCATGGCTGGCCCAGCTGCTCTGGCGCTGGGGCCACCCTCTGGCAGGGGCTCTGCCCCAATGGCAGGGCACACTGGGCAGCTCTGACCACAAGGAGGGCCCAAAGCCCAAGCTgccacccaccaccaccctttCCCCCATCTTCCTCGGCTGCAGTAACCCTGCTGCATGCCTTGccccctctcccagcacagcccaccCCAGCCAGTAGAGCAGAGGAGGGACCCCCCAGCTGGTGCTAGCCCCCTGGGGAGCACCAGGACTAAGGGGAGCACAGGGctctgccaggaccctgctcctgcaccccactgtcccagctctcccacGGGGCCTCTGCTGCGCTGGAGTCGATGGGCTCCGAGCCCACAGCCTGGCCATCACCGGCCCTACCTCGTGATTCGGCTac
This genomic interval from Buteo buteo chromosome 11, bButBut1.hap1.1, whole genome shotgun sequence contains the following:
- the SELENOM gene encoding selenoprotein M yields the protein MLRALSLSLLVAAAAAALAAGGGPGPPRLRGAELRDLARGKVETCGGURLNRLKEVKAFVRQDIPLYHNLEMKHLPGADPELVLLSHRYEELERIPLSDMTREEINQLLQELGFYRKETPDAPVPEEFQFAPARPLSTLPPLRVPAANGKTPRERDEGEHPDL